Proteins encoded in a region of the Aminivibrio sp. genome:
- the ispG gene encoding (E)-4-hydroxy-3-methylbut-2-enyl-diphosphate synthase: MAGTVTIAGLSIGNGHPVRVESMLKIPLSSKEKCLEQCRSLASCGCELVRAAFPSPDLAGDLAWLNEKSPVPLMADIHFDPALALAALEAGTPSIRINPGNMTRARLRDVVASAREKQAVIRIGANGGSLNSVQLEKAGGVRSDALAAAVEEQLLILREEGFEDIILSAKSTSVHETVRANSLLALKYPGYPFHIGITESGYGRDGLVKSAAGLALLLGQGIGNTIRVSLTESPLEEVRAGYSLLRALDLRQRGGSLISCPTCGRKRIEVRTIADMVTPCLENLPDGVTVAVMGCEVNGPREAMDADFGIAGSPRGAVVFSKGTVLLKDVSLERVPELLERMACRNTAEKKQG; this comes from the coding sequence ATGGCAGGAACGGTCACCATCGCCGGTCTCTCGATCGGAAACGGCCACCCTGTGCGGGTGGAGAGCATGCTCAAAATACCCCTCTCCTCGAAGGAAAAGTGCCTCGAGCAGTGCCGATCACTCGCTTCCTGCGGCTGCGAGCTGGTCCGGGCAGCATTCCCTTCCCCGGATCTCGCAGGAGACCTCGCATGGCTGAACGAAAAATCTCCCGTTCCTCTCATGGCGGACATTCATTTCGATCCCGCCCTCGCCCTGGCGGCACTGGAGGCTGGAACGCCGTCCATCCGGATCAACCCTGGAAACATGACTAGGGCGCGTCTCCGGGACGTGGTTGCCTCAGCCCGGGAGAAACAGGCGGTCATACGGATAGGGGCCAACGGCGGGTCTCTGAATTCTGTCCAGCTGGAGAAGGCCGGCGGAGTCCGTTCCGATGCTCTCGCGGCGGCGGTGGAAGAACAGCTTCTGATTCTCCGGGAGGAAGGCTTTGAGGATATAATATTATCGGCAAAGTCTACTTCCGTTCATGAAACTGTCCGGGCGAACTCTCTTCTCGCCCTGAAATATCCCGGCTATCCCTTTCACATAGGGATCACCGAATCGGGATACGGAAGGGACGGTCTGGTGAAAAGCGCGGCGGGGCTGGCCCTGCTTCTCGGGCAGGGCATAGGGAACACGATCCGCGTCAGCCTCACCGAGTCTCCCCTCGAGGAAGTCCGGGCGGGATACTCCCTGCTCAGGGCCCTGGATCTGAGGCAGCGGGGAGGAAGCCTTATTTCATGCCCAACCTGCGGACGGAAAAGGATCGAGGTCAGAACGATCGCCGACATGGTGACGCCCTGCCTGGAGAACCTGCCGGACGGGGTGACGGTGGCCGTGATGGGGTGTGAAGTGAACGGACCCCGGGAAGCAATGGACGCCGATTTCGGGATTGCCGGTTCTCCCCGGGGTGCGGTGGTATTTTCGAAGGGAACCGTTTTGTTGAAGGATGTTTCCCTGGAGAGGGTGCCGGAACTGCTTGAACGTATGGCTTGCAGGAACACGGCGGAAAAAAAGCAAGGATAA
- the argF gene encoding ornithine carbamoyltransferase has translation MPVNLKGRSFLTLMDFSKDEIYYLLELAADLKAKKRAGIRGNALQGKNIALLFEKASTRTRCAFTVACIDEGAHPEFLGKNDIHLGGKEDVKDTARVLGRMFDGIEYRGFKQSMVEELAEYAGVPVWNGLTDVDHPTQILADFLTLQENFGRILKGLRLVYCGDGRNNMSNALMIGCAKLGMHYVVASPASLFPEPGLLEQCRTLASTSGGSVTVFEDPFEAVKGADAVYTDVWVSMGEEEKKKEREALLRPYQVSMDLMKASGKDGTIFLHCLPAVKGQEVTEDVFEAPFSKVFDEAENRMHTIKAVMVATIGNQ, from the coding sequence ATGCCGGTAAACCTGAAAGGAAGAAGCTTTCTTACGCTGATGGATTTCTCGAAGGATGAAATTTATTACCTGCTCGAACTCGCTGCGGACCTGAAGGCGAAAAAGAGGGCGGGGATACGGGGCAATGCCCTCCAGGGCAAGAATATTGCGCTGCTGTTCGAAAAAGCGTCCACCCGAACCCGCTGCGCCTTTACAGTCGCCTGCATCGACGAGGGGGCACATCCGGAATTCCTCGGAAAGAACGACATTCACCTCGGAGGCAAGGAAGATGTGAAGGACACCGCAAGGGTCCTGGGAAGGATGTTTGACGGCATAGAATATCGAGGATTCAAGCAGTCGATGGTGGAGGAACTTGCGGAATATGCCGGGGTTCCCGTCTGGAACGGCTTGACCGACGTAGACCACCCGACCCAGATTCTCGCCGACTTCCTTACGCTCCAGGAGAATTTCGGGAGAATTCTGAAGGGATTGCGCCTCGTGTACTGCGGCGACGGAAGAAACAACATGTCCAACGCCCTGATGATCGGATGTGCCAAGCTGGGAATGCATTACGTGGTCGCCTCCCCGGCCTCTCTCTTTCCGGAGCCGGGCCTCCTGGAGCAGTGCAGGACCCTAGCCTCGACCTCCGGCGGTTCGGTCACGGTTTTTGAAGATCCTTTCGAAGCTGTGAAGGGTGCCGATGCGGTGTACACCGATGTCTGGGTTTCCATGGGCGAAGAGGAAAAGAAAAAGGAACGGGAAGCTCTCCTGAGGCCCTACCAGGTTTCCATGGATCTCATGAAGGCCTCGGGAAAGGACGGAACCATATTCCTTCACTGCCTTCCCGCAGTCAAGGGGCAGGAAGTTACGGAAGACGTGTTCGAGGCTCCCTTTTCGAAGGTTTTCGATGAGGCGGAGAATAGGATGCACACAATAAAGGCGGTCATGGTGGCCACCATCGGAAATCAGTAA
- the murA gene encoding UDP-N-acetylglucosamine 1-carboxyvinyltransferase produces MESKMEIIGGKALRGVVEAQGAKNASLPVMAAALLLKDSTLRITRVPNLLDVNTMADLLRSLGAEIAFSNHIMEIHTPSEISWETPPDLVRKMRASSLVLGPLLARCGKAVMPLPGGCSIGSRPIDLHLKGLTKMGATIELVHGAVHAHTSGLTGCRIYLDFPSVGATENLMMAAVFARGETVLENTAREPEIYNLVEALKSMGAQVEADGTGVIRIQGVDALQSAESRIIPDRIEACTYILAGAATNGEVTVAGIIPNHIDSLLAKLEEADASLTVKESEVTIHPSPRLKGVSLKTLPYPGFPTDLQPQIMAALCLAQGTSVIQESVFQSRFLHVSELNKMGAKIDIQSNSAIITGVDRLTGADVVATDLRAGAALVIAGLAAVDSTYVYHLGHIFRGYEDMDRKLTDLGADVRVMAGDTGDGCGAEKNVRGSFPALGG; encoded by the coding sequence GTGGAATCCAAGATGGAAATTATCGGCGGTAAAGCCCTCAGGGGAGTTGTCGAAGCCCAAGGAGCGAAAAATGCATCCCTTCCGGTTATGGCCGCCGCTCTTCTTCTAAAGGACAGTACTCTCCGCATTACCCGCGTGCCCAATCTTCTCGACGTGAACACCATGGCTGACCTGCTCAGGAGTCTCGGTGCTGAAATTGCTTTCAGCAATCATATCATGGAAATTCATACCCCGTCGGAAATATCCTGGGAAACTCCGCCGGATCTCGTCAGAAAAATGAGAGCCTCATCACTCGTTCTCGGGCCTCTTCTCGCACGGTGCGGCAAGGCTGTCATGCCCCTGCCCGGAGGATGTTCCATCGGAAGCAGACCCATCGACCTTCACCTGAAAGGGCTGACGAAGATGGGTGCCACCATAGAGCTTGTGCATGGAGCAGTGCACGCTCATACCAGCGGACTGACCGGTTGCCGTATTTACCTTGATTTCCCTTCGGTGGGAGCCACGGAGAATCTTATGATGGCCGCCGTATTCGCCAGGGGGGAGACTGTACTGGAGAACACGGCGCGGGAGCCCGAAATCTATAACCTCGTGGAGGCCCTGAAATCCATGGGCGCCCAGGTGGAAGCCGACGGGACCGGGGTGATCCGCATCCAGGGAGTGGACGCCCTTCAGAGTGCCGAGTCAAGGATCATTCCTGACCGTATCGAGGCCTGCACCTACATTCTTGCGGGGGCGGCAACCAACGGCGAAGTAACGGTGGCCGGAATCATTCCCAACCATATCGATTCCCTCCTCGCGAAACTCGAGGAGGCAGACGCTTCCCTCACAGTCAAGGAAAGCGAAGTCACCATCCATCCTTCTCCCAGATTGAAGGGAGTATCCCTCAAAACGCTTCCCTACCCCGGATTTCCCACGGATCTTCAGCCCCAGATCATGGCTGCCCTCTGCCTTGCCCAGGGAACAAGCGTGATTCAGGAAAGCGTTTTCCAGTCCCGTTTTCTTCATGTCAGCGAGCTGAACAAAATGGGAGCTAAAATTGACATCCAGAGTAACTCCGCCATCATCACCGGTGTGGACCGGCTTACGGGAGCTGACGTGGTGGCCACCGACCTGAGAGCGGGAGCCGCTCTTGTCATAGCGGGGCTTGCCGCCGTGGATTCTACTTATGTGTATCACCTCGGCCATATTTTCCGGGGATACGAGGATATGGACAGAAAACTGACGGATCTAGGCGCCGACGTCAGGGTTATGGCAGGCGACACAGGTGACGGCTGCGGAGCCGAAAAAAACGTCCGGGGAAGTTTTCCTGCTCTCGGCGGCTGA
- the rseP gene encoding RIP metalloprotease RseP, whose translation MASLLSFLLVIGICVVIHEYGHYITARIFDVQVHEFAFGMGPVVFQRKGKHTLWSVRAFPVGGFVRLAGMEEENENETVEPGRAFYDKAAWKRFLILVNGSVANVLLALLLTAVFLSGHGVVNLEETVVGEVMEGYPAQAAGVVPGDRILSVNGTPVETWRAMSEKIRQEAPKGPVLFSVRRGEAILSISTVILPDREQGIPLFGIRPGMKRFPAGEALSSALSYTVNMSIEMVRGIVRWVTGAEKVDVTGPVGIASMAGEAARKGLWTFLSFLALINLNLGLINLLPFPALDGGRLFFTAGEMVLRRRLPPKIENYIHMTGFFLLITLILYITWQDILRLFGG comes from the coding sequence ATGGCGAGTCTGCTGTCTTTTCTATTAGTCATAGGTATTTGCGTTGTGATCCATGAGTACGGACACTACATTACGGCAAGAATTTTCGATGTCCAGGTGCACGAGTTCGCCTTCGGCATGGGGCCGGTTGTCTTCCAGCGAAAGGGGAAGCATACCCTGTGGTCGGTCAGGGCTTTCCCGGTGGGCGGTTTCGTCCGCCTGGCAGGAATGGAGGAAGAGAACGAGAATGAGACCGTCGAGCCGGGCAGAGCTTTCTACGACAAGGCTGCCTGGAAGCGTTTTCTTATCCTGGTGAACGGCTCTGTGGCCAATGTCCTGCTCGCCCTCCTGCTGACGGCCGTTTTCCTTTCGGGACACGGTGTGGTCAATCTGGAGGAAACCGTTGTAGGAGAGGTGATGGAAGGGTACCCGGCGCAGGCCGCAGGTGTCGTTCCGGGGGACAGGATACTTTCCGTTAACGGAACCCCTGTGGAGACCTGGCGGGCCATGTCCGAGAAAATCCGGCAGGAAGCCCCCAAAGGCCCCGTCCTCTTTTCCGTCCGCCGAGGAGAGGCGATCCTTTCCATATCAACAGTGATTCTTCCGGACAGAGAGCAGGGAATTCCCCTTTTCGGAATCCGTCCCGGCATGAAACGATTCCCCGCCGGGGAGGCATTGTCCTCTGCCCTTTCGTACACGGTGAATATGAGCATCGAAATGGTCAGGGGAATAGTCCGGTGGGTTACGGGTGCCGAGAAAGTGGACGTCACCGGGCCGGTTGGAATTGCCTCCATGGCCGGTGAAGCGGCAAGGAAGGGGCTGTGGACCTTCCTTTCCTTCCTTGCGCTCATCAATCTCAACCTCGGGCTGATCAACCTTCTTCCGTTTCCTGCCCTGGACGGAGGGCGCCTCTTCTTCACAGCGGGGGAAATGGTCCTCAGGAGACGGTTACCGCCAAAGATCGAGAATTACATCCACATGACCGGATTTTTCCTCCTGATCACGCTCATTCTCTACATAACGTGGCAGGATATCCTTCGCCTGTTCGGGGGGTAG
- the uppS gene encoding polyprenyl diphosphate synthase — MKAYPVPSPFHVAIIMDGNGRWAEKRFLPRLLGHRAGVKALERTVRAAWNLGVTHLSVYAFSTENWKRPEMEIKGLMSLFRFSLRRKVDEIKRENVRLRFAGKRDNLPPDVAELMEWAERETGMNTGLTLVACLNYGGRQEILDGVNALIAEGRNQPLTEEDLDRKMYHPDLPPPDLIIRTSGEQRLSNFWLWQCVYSELYFTDVLWPDFGPGDLEKAIAQFTCRERRYGAVK, encoded by the coding sequence ATGAAGGCCTATCCCGTCCCGTCTCCCTTCCATGTAGCCATCATTATGGACGGCAACGGCCGATGGGCGGAGAAACGGTTCCTTCCCCGCCTTCTTGGGCACAGGGCCGGGGTAAAGGCCCTCGAAAGGACGGTCCGGGCTGCCTGGAATCTTGGGGTTACCCATCTTTCGGTGTATGCCTTTTCCACGGAAAACTGGAAGCGGCCCGAAATGGAGATCAAGGGTCTTATGAGCCTTTTCCGCTTTTCTCTCCGGCGAAAGGTCGACGAGATCAAACGGGAGAATGTCCGGCTCCGTTTCGCGGGAAAACGGGACAACCTTCCCCCCGACGTGGCGGAACTCATGGAGTGGGCCGAGAGGGAGACCGGCATGAATACGGGGCTCACCCTTGTGGCCTGTCTGAATTACGGAGGGCGGCAGGAAATCCTCGACGGAGTGAATGCCCTGATTGCGGAAGGAAGGAATCAGCCTCTCACTGAAGAGGACCTGGACCGGAAGATGTATCACCCCGACCTTCCTCCGCCGGATCTTATCATCCGGACGAGCGGTGAGCAGCGGTTGAGTAATTTCTGGCTCTGGCAGTGCGTTTACAGCGAACTGTATTTTACCGATGTCCTCTGGCCCGATTTCGGGCCCGGCGATCTGGAAAAGGCCATCGCACAATTTACCTGCAGGGAGAGACGATATGGTGCAGTCAAATGA
- a CDS encoding phosphatidate cytidylyltransferase: MVQSNEALKELAVRGGTGAAVVAVVLGALYAGGMTWTVLVSVLALVSLGEFYSMLSRKFKVSRGVGFLAGALILFTASDGIHPISLVLTLSITAFVILFVEILRRQIRGESFAIWNMGGTLAGILYIIIPWTFMILLRRLPSGAILLFTMFLCTWCCDVAAYLIGSRWGRIRLCENVSPKKTWEGFLGGLSAALLAGVSVAFVLETPPLPFLFVALICGVAGQIGDLAESVIKRESGVKDSGSVIPGHGGVLDRFDGVLVSGLLVYVLFGVILR; the protein is encoded by the coding sequence ATGGTGCAGTCAAATGAAGCATTGAAAGAACTGGCGGTAAGGGGAGGTACAGGGGCGGCCGTGGTGGCTGTCGTCCTGGGGGCCCTGTACGCCGGAGGGATGACTTGGACTGTCCTCGTTTCGGTTCTCGCCCTTGTCTCCCTCGGGGAGTTCTACAGTATGCTTTCGCGAAAATTCAAGGTTTCCAGGGGCGTCGGTTTTCTGGCCGGCGCGCTCATTCTCTTCACGGCTTCGGACGGCATCCACCCCATATCCCTGGTGCTCACCCTGAGCATTACGGCCTTTGTCATCCTTTTCGTGGAGATACTGCGAAGGCAGATCAGGGGGGAGAGCTTTGCCATCTGGAACATGGGAGGCACCTTGGCGGGCATTTTGTACATCATCATTCCATGGACTTTCATGATCCTGCTTCGGAGACTTCCGTCCGGGGCGATCCTCCTTTTTACCATGTTTCTCTGCACCTGGTGCTGCGACGTGGCGGCATACCTTATCGGATCGCGGTGGGGGAGGATCCGGCTGTGTGAAAACGTCAGCCCCAAAAAGACATGGGAAGGATTTCTCGGCGGACTTTCCGCCGCCCTTCTTGCCGGAGTGTCCGTAGCGTTTGTTTTGGAAACGCCTCCTCTTCCCTTCCTCTTTGTCGCCCTGATCTGCGGCGTAGCCGGCCAGATCGGCGACCTTGCGGAGTCGGTCATCAAGAGGGAAAGCGGGGTAAAGGACAGCGGAAGCGTCATCCCCGGCCACGGAGGCGTACTGGACCGTTTCGACGGCGTTCTTGTCAGCGGCCTCCTTGTTTACGTTCTTTTCGGGGTCATCCTTCGATGA
- a CDS encoding uracil-DNA glycosylase: protein MTLFQSSADRDEAWAELRKKVEGCTRCGLCSSRKNTVFGQGSRNTPLVFIGEGPGAEEDEQGVAFVGRAGRLLTQILASVGIRREQVFITNVVKCRPPDNRVPAPDEMMACSPFLEAQLALLRPRLVVCLGNTPTKWLLRTSEGITTLRGRWFPWRGALLLPMFHPSFLLRNESRKKGSPKELTWRDINAVREKLGELGASLPEEDENS, encoded by the coding sequence ATGACCCTTTTTCAGAGCAGCGCGGACAGGGATGAAGCCTGGGCGGAGCTGCGAAAAAAAGTGGAAGGCTGCACCAGATGCGGCCTCTGCTCTTCAAGAAAGAACACTGTTTTCGGGCAGGGGAGCCGAAACACTCCCCTAGTGTTCATAGGTGAAGGGCCGGGAGCGGAAGAAGACGAACAGGGCGTCGCCTTTGTCGGAAGGGCTGGACGTCTGCTCACCCAGATTCTCGCCTCGGTAGGCATCCGGAGAGAGCAGGTTTTCATTACGAACGTGGTAAAATGCAGACCGCCGGACAACAGAGTGCCCGCCCCGGATGAGATGATGGCCTGCAGCCCTTTCCTGGAAGCCCAGCTGGCTCTTCTTCGCCCACGGCTCGTTGTCTGTCTCGGGAATACCCCGACGAAGTGGCTTCTGAGAACTTCCGAGGGGATCACGACCCTTCGGGGGAGATGGTTCCCCTGGCGGGGGGCCCTTCTTCTTCCCATGTTTCATCCGAGCTTCCTGCTGAGAAACGAATCCAGAAAAAAAGGAAGCCCGAAAGAACTGACCTGGAGGGACATCAATGCCGTCCGGGAGAAACTCGGTGAACTCGGAGCATCTCTGCCGGAAGAGGACGAAAATTCATGA
- the dxr gene encoding 1-deoxy-D-xylulose-5-phosphate reductoisomerase has product MKKVRLFVIGCTGSVGSSVLSVCRTFPDFFEVRALAAQSSFSETAKLAEEFQADRVVLSDPEAAANLRRSCGDSLKVLGGAEALEETAASPDIDHVVVASSGTGAIGALMAALGSGKDVSLANKESIVVAGQWVLPLLGRKGQLRPLDSEHNAVWQCLGDRDPASVSRIILTASGGPFLTFSQEELETVTPLMAVRHPVWSMGAKISVDSATLMNKGIEILEAMALFSLPAERVDAVICPDSFVHGIVEFSDGSFLLSASSPDMRLPCTSALFYPERSPFPPVPVPRLQERTISFLQPDEQRFPSLRLAKEAARKGGAFPALLVGADEVAADRFLAGDIGFTEIPSVVESVLEQWNGPAPASLADALEILDEGRRLAAAVCQRLKTFRPARRSI; this is encoded by the coding sequence ATGAAGAAAGTTCGTCTTTTCGTCATCGGCTGTACAGGAAGCGTCGGCAGTTCCGTTCTTTCCGTATGCCGGACTTTCCCCGATTTTTTTGAAGTTCGCGCCCTGGCGGCCCAGTCTTCCTTCTCGGAAACAGCGAAACTTGCCGAGGAATTTCAGGCTGACCGGGTGGTGCTCTCCGACCCTGAAGCTGCCGCAAATCTCAGACGGTCCTGCGGCGACAGCCTGAAGGTCCTCGGAGGCGCCGAAGCTCTGGAGGAAACTGCCGCAAGCCCCGATATCGACCACGTGGTCGTGGCGTCCTCGGGAACGGGAGCCATCGGAGCCCTTATGGCAGCTCTGGGGAGCGGCAAGGATGTTTCTCTTGCCAACAAGGAAAGCATCGTGGTCGCGGGGCAGTGGGTACTGCCGCTCCTCGGCCGGAAAGGGCAGCTCAGGCCCCTTGACAGCGAACATAACGCGGTGTGGCAATGCCTGGGGGATAGGGACCCCGCTTCGGTTTCCCGGATCATCCTCACGGCATCGGGGGGACCTTTCCTTACTTTTTCCCAGGAAGAGCTGGAGACAGTGACTCCTCTCATGGCGGTGCGCCACCCGGTGTGGAGCATGGGGGCCAAGATCAGCGTGGACAGTGCTACTCTGATGAACAAAGGGATCGAAATCCTCGAGGCCATGGCACTCTTCTCTCTTCCCGCCGAGAGGGTAGATGCCGTCATATGTCCTGATTCTTTCGTCCACGGCATCGTGGAGTTCAGTGACGGCTCGTTTCTCCTCTCCGCCTCCTCTCCCGACATGCGTCTTCCCTGCACGTCGGCACTGTTTTATCCCGAAAGAAGCCCCTTCCCGCCTGTCCCGGTCCCTCGCCTGCAGGAGAGGACCATTTCCTTCCTTCAACCGGACGAACAACGTTTTCCCTCGCTTCGTCTCGCAAAGGAAGCCGCCAGGAAGGGAGGGGCTTTCCCCGCTCTCCTGGTGGGGGCTGACGAGGTGGCTGCGGACCGTTTTCTGGCAGGTGATATCGGCTTTACCGAGATTCCGTCTGTGGTGGAATCGGTTCTGGAACAATGGAACGGACCGGCACCGGCTTCTCTAGCCGATGCCCTGGAAATCCTGGACGAAGGAAGAAGGCTTGCCGCTGCGGTTTGTCAGCGGCTGAAAACTTTCCGTCCCGCAAGGAGATCGATCTGA